The genomic window TTCAATGACAATTTAGCTTCAAACATGCTCAGTTTttcagcttaatttgattaatgttTGATATATCTGTTCCTTTCTAAATATCATGGCATGTGACCTCTAACTCAGTGCAATTACTGTTTGGATATCATGATAAAGTCAATATTTATTTTGCatgcttggtcatataaatgtcATTTTTATTGCCTGTGCCATAAAGATGTTAGTTCCAGATTCTTATTCAGGATCCGCCGGTCAAATTGAATAGTTGTTCAAGCTAAACAACTTTACCAACTATcatataaatctattttaatgGCCCAGCATTAATTGCCAGACAACCTGATTACAGAGTGGTCTCATAGTTATGTTACCATTTCTTTGTTTGGTGTTGGTTCAAAGAACTGTATGTGCCACAACCAAGGCAGGCAGATAAAATCTGAAATATGCAGTTGATCGGCTTCCGCTGGATCTCATTGTTCGAGCACCAGAGAGACACAGATGAATGCATTCAGAATATTTAAGCTACAAATATGTCCTTTTTGTATTTGGAGAAGGGGTTGTATCTTAATGCTGACTGCAATCATATATTCATTACTCAAATTGGGCTTTTCAGATTAGTGTAGATTTAGTTCATGCAGTAGGGTGAAAAAGAATTTCATCAGGCATGGTGGACACGTAACAACTTGGGATATCATGTCAATAGTCCTTTTATTAATGGGTGTATTGGAATTTAAATCATGATCTTTATGAATAACAGAGCTTAAGCTGTATCACTTAGCTTTCCAAGTTCTTTTGCAAACTAGCTGTGACAAACCAAAAGGAGTGGATTGTTTCATAGTCTGATGTGACAAATTTCTTCTTTCCAATTTCATATTGGAGGAAACTTGGAAACCCTCACACGCATCCCATTCCTCATTTTGTATAGATTGTGAGTCAAGTAATAGAAAGTTCTTTTATCAACCACCTAAACTTGTGCATCTTATAATTACTATTATCTTCCATCGTCTAGTCATATCTGACAAGCCCTATCAAATCCCTGCGCTAGCATTTACATCCTGCAGCTGCCGTTCACCTCAAAAGAGTCCTACAAGACACCCCACTTGCTGAAAATATTGGGCCAGTGAAATCCAGCACTGCATTCACTCTGATTGGGGGGGTGGGTGGGTGGGACTCAGTCCTAAAGCACTATGATGATTCATAGTATAAAGCAGCATGTTCTTGTAGTACTTGAATGTTCAAGGTAGGGGCAAACAAGTACTAGGAAAAGGGATTTATTTCTCCCCAATAAATAGCCATAAGTTCTTGTACATGTCCGCTCCCCCACCCCAAccaaaacgacaaaaaaaaagGCTTATCATCTGTTCAGAACCAATTCTTGCTCTTCCCGGGACGAATTTATCCCGTTTTCATAAAAAACCGATCAATCCTGAAATAGTAATGAGCTGGGAAATGATATCTGACCAGGATACAGGCTATCTATATTGGTGCAAGCAAAAACCTGAAGATGGGGAGAGGTGACAACAAACATCAAGATGACCTCCAATTATCAAAAGACATTGTCGAATTACATAAAGTTAGAAAAAAGTTATGTATAATGAGCAAATGAAACAATTAACAAGCTACTGAATTACTTTTGAAAAGCTCAACCGTTAGAAGTAGTCCAGATAATTATCTGGCCAATGGAAAATTTAAGTACAGAGGATCTTCTTAAATATACATGGCACATCCTCCTTGGTTCCACTGTTTTCAACTTAGAGGAATATCAGTGTGTTTTGCAATGGATGCCATTGTTTGGTCCGTCTTGTTTGCATTAGAATAGAAGGAATCAAAAACAAAATGTTCATATGCTGCAAAACTAGAAGATAGGAGGTTTTAAATCGCTGAGGTTCCCAGTTTatgacatgaaaaaaaaaaaaaaagcaaagcaaAACCCTGATCTCAAAATCCTGATATGTGTTGCCAATCGACAGATTAAGACAGTTCATATAGTTCCCTTTGGAAACTTATTTGCAAAATTTATAACCTCCCCTCATAAACATGAACCAAGACTTGGAGAAGCCcctgaagaaagagaaagagaaaaagaaaacttcTTTTATTGTATATACACAAACATCACCCACTGTACCAGCGCTATCAATGCTCTGAATAACCAGTCCAAGACAACAAAACAGCCACAATACGAGATTGCAGGCACCAGCATTACAAAACCCCTTTAATACTGCAACCTCCAAGACTCAAATTGAAGAGTTGTCCATGCCAGGGTTGATGCGGTGTTGATCTTCAACAAGATGAGCCTCTGTCTTGAAGCATGGCTGAGAAGATTTAGGAACATCCATGGAATATTCTGACGGAGGCAAACACCACTTTGAGGATAAAGTTGCTGTACCTTTTGGCCTGCAGCTCTTGTCTGTCAAAAATGATGAATTTGATCAGCATTTGTTAAGTACAACAAATTTGCCAGCCACTGCAGAATGAGTACCAGTTACTAGGTCCTGTATATTGTAATTGTATGAGATCTGGAATTAACACAGTAACTAACATCAAATTATATGTTAACAACCATTCAGTGTGCGGTACAAAGAACTCCTCATACCTGGAGAATTTGACAAGTCAAGCTTATCCAAAACCTCTTTCTTAACCTGTGAAGAATTAAAAATTACTTTATTCTTGTATCATTAAATCTAGTTCAGAGTATTGGAGCAGGATCTAGCTCAAAACTCAGCCTTTTTATATGGTATAGGGTTTTCCTACTTAAAAAACATCATTGCAGACCAATTTCAAGTTCCGTATTTCTATAAAACAAATAGTTTACAGATAATACAACTTACCTGCCAATGATTATTCACAAAATCTGATATCTCACGCACTTTATTTCTCAAAAAAGACTTGGTGCTGGATGGGAATTTGCAGTGCAATAAATCTACTAACTTGCTCATCCCATGAGGGCATGACTGGATGCACTCAACCTGCATGGTAAAATTTAATAGATGATCTGTCATGCCAAAGGAGAACATTAAAAAAGAAACAACCACAAGCCCAATCACCATTCAGTTGGCAAGGAAGCAAGTTTAATGAGAAACAACAAACATTGTACATTTATTTGTAGTGCACTTACAAATTCTGAGAGGTCTGAGTCTGGAATAACTGCTGCACAAACTACAGGTGTTGAGCTGTTCTTACTTTGGGGTCGACAAATCTCTGGGTCCTTATTTGATGAATTGTAATTCATTGATTGATCTATGTTAGAACCTCCAGGGCAGGGTTGCATGCATAGTGCTTGCAAACATATCTGCTCAAACTTTGGTGTCCCAACCAGACCTACTGCTGAAATTAGTTCAGCTTTTTCATGAATGAGATTTGATATGACGAATGGTTGATTCTTCTGGAGAGCCTGCTCAGTCACAGTACAAAGATACTTCTGATGCCGGAGCAATGCTCTGAATTCCTCACTTTCAATCTGAAGCTTAAAACAACATGAGCTTTTGGCCTCATTCTCCATGACATATGATGGGCCGTCAACTCGAACACCCTGCTCagtcaaaatcagatttaatttttaaaccaGCACTGAGTGTGATGCACGAGTACTTGCAATATCAAGATCAAGATATTTGAAATTTATGTCAGATGGTAGACAAACACACTCCTAATCAATAGTTATCAAATGGAATTTACCCAATAGCAGACATAAACAGGATGCCTTATGTAATTTATCTGAGATCAAACGCTCAGAATCAAACTTACAGCAATTCATTTCATCTCTACATCCTTCAACTTTTTCCAAAGGGAAAAAAATCATGATCCTTGCTGCCTAATTAGAAGTTTCTTTATTGATACTGGAAGAACAAGAATAAAACAATGGAAACAGAACCTTTTAAGCGGGCTTGTCGTAACtcttctgtattttttttttttttgaccaagACAAAATATATGcagaaaaatgaaataaaaaagtaTTTACAGAAtggattataattttatcaaacaaatcaaacccactcaaaagataaaatattcacttCTGCATGATATTATAGCATTTCCAATAGTATGAAATTCCCTGAACAATGCAAAATTTCACATTGATGGATAGCAGTTAGATCTAATGAAGATACCTCATCTTCTGAGAGATAACCATCAGGCACAAAGAAGCTGTCTTCGTTTTCATCTTCATCCTCCCTATTTAAGCTTCCTTCCTCTAACAGTTCCTCCTCATTGTCCCCGTCGCAATCTGACAAGCTTTCACCCGGATCTTCCTACAAAAGGAAAACAAATCCTGAAACCAACTACTGGAAATGATCTAGTTTCATCAGAAGAACAAGATAAATACCTCTTCCCATTCCTCATCACTGTTGATGTCATATTCCAAATCCGGGTCCTTCTTAAAGGGTTGTCGTGGCCCAACAACACTACTAAAATTTgcagaaaagaaaatataaaaaactagcacaatcatcaaggttttgatgataaaaaaaaaatcagataataCGAGAGAAAAATCAACGACATTGATCTTGCCTTTTCCTGTGACATGTCCCATAATATGCTGGCCTGGGACTCTTGTCAAACTGCAATAGCTTTTTGATCACTAACCGGATACAAGTTGGAGCCACATAGGCATCTTCCTGACACGAGATTTCATTTGGGATGGTTTCTTCCCATTTATCAACCAGCATATCCATGTCTGGTTCACCATTACCATTCACTTTATCACAAGCACAACCCATATTTGGAGTTGCAACTTTTCCAAAGGATGATCCTCGCAGCTTAAGTTCTTTAATCAATTCAACCTTTGGATTTCGCCTTACTCCCCACCGGTTGGATCTATTGGAATAACGTGCTTTGTGCCAGCTAGCAACATGCAACCTGAAATGCATGACCAAAAAGTCAAATTTTACTGGATCTCTCAAGTCCAAAATTATTCagaatatctttctttttttatctattttcctAAAAATCGTTGACATGAAACTGCTCTTATTTTGTCACACTACTTGGAATGCTTGTCTAGCCCATGCTGCCCAAGCCCTCAAGTTGTTTATTCTAATTATGCAATTGCAGCATGGAAGGTTCCTAGGAAACAGTCCTTCAAAATGTCAACTGACATAGGCAGATGAGAATAAGGATAGGAAGAGTGACCAGCAAGGTGTGCAGCTTTAGCATTCCGAATTTAGAAAGATACAATCCATACTCTGACAAACATTAACTTTCTACTGAAATGGCACATGATATTCATATTTCccctaatatatattttattgtctCCGGCATAAACAAATTCTTGCCTGGACTTACCAAACCTGGACCAAGTTACCAATTCTTACTGAAATCAGTTCTTTCAAACTTCACGACCACAGATATCAGgaggaaaaaaaatcaagaaaaaaatagttgagaataaaaggaagaaaggaaagctgCAACTAACTTGCGAAGGTCCTCCACAGTATGCAGGCTCTCTTGCTCAGAAATGACACGGTCCATTGGTTCAACAAGATCTTCAGTTTTACAAGGTGATGCTGGAGACACATTCTCTGAGTTGTCTGAACAATCATTGCTCTTCTTGCTTTTAAGAAAGCGTTCCATAATTGTAGCTTGCTTTTGTAGGGCAAGTTGCTTTTTCAATTCAGCTTCTTCTCTTTCCCGGCGCCGTTGATCCCTCTGAGCTTCTTCTTTCTGCCTTTTATGTTGTTTTCTCAGTTCAGCTTGTTCTTTTTCATGACGTTTTtgctctttttcagcttctttttGTAGCCGCTTAAGTTCCTTTTCCTGCAAGGTAACAAGATACATTTAAGGTTGGTGGGATTTGCAAGCAAGATAATTCAGTATAAGGCCACATATGAACCAAGCTGTTCTTGAACAGTTCAAGCACGGCTCTTGGCTTTGCTAAGAACTTATTTGGGCTCATTCAACAATTACAAGGATGAAGTTCAACCTCGCTAGACTGATTATTTATAAGCCAAACTTAAAGAAAACCTAGTTTGGATCAATTAGGTTTGTAGGCTAAACTTGAATTGTAGTAACATATTTCCTTAAGAGAATTACAGAAATAAAACCTTTTAAAAGACAACATAAATGAAAAATAGAAAATGTTTGAATGTTGATAAAAACCAAGCAAGTTTTAAGAGCTCACTATAAGCTTTTAATCACTAAACTTGACACTAGAATTCGGAGACCTAGAATCTAATATAGAAATGGATGCTGGATTGCactaaaaaaaaggaagaagaagaaactaGGTTACGAATGTGAACAAGTTTGGACTGGACTAAACATATACAAAACCAAGCTTCTCTCTATGCAAACTGAATAAACCATCCATGGATTAACTACTTGAGTTTGGTTTGGGTTGCAGCTGCAACTTTCAGTTTCaatagtttcaaatctaaattttagagtttcggccaaaataattaaaaaacaaaaaaagaaagttGTTAGATAACATTTTTGAGAATTTTCAATCATATATGTTCTTTATGAGAAGTTTTGGTAGTTTTAGGacaaatttaatattatatgcACGTAAAATTCATAAAGTATACTAACAATGTCATGCTGTAATCATACAT from Elaeis guineensis isolate ETL-2024a chromosome 9, EG11, whole genome shotgun sequence includes these protein-coding regions:
- the LOC105051488 gene encoding chromatin assembly factor 1 subunit FSM isoform X1; this translates as MAEIVSNSCEVDCSNGPQIDSDKLIFDKSRSETFKQLQDTEKNQKKGAKKPLKRKRASIEENVIGADKESLITTYRQELEELFEYYKEVSSYKLHLDEYSLLSNNSVVACLLEESSLPFSKLVDEIYGKLKARGGNWEGITLASVRSTVLFIGQRVMYGIADPDADVLEDESQLCLWCWETRDTKLLPITYRWILSIRRIGRKKIHERISALSATLSALSIPESHENYKSELLKTSEKLGKAINGMGIRLLVERLKQKNVTDMYVTEAKPKEALIKDFDPKSEKKGVDREIQKEKCQAEKELKRLQKEAEKEQKRHEKEQAELRKQHKRQKEEAQRDQRRREREEAELKKQLALQKQATIMERFLKSKKSNDCSDNSENVSPASPCKTEDLVEPMDRVISEQESLHTVEDLRKLHVASWHKARYSNRSNRWGVRRNPKVELIKELKLRGSSFGKVATPNMGCACDKVNGNGEPDMDMLVDKWEETIPNEISCQEDAYVAPTCIRLVIKKLLQFDKSPRPAYYGTCHRKSSVVGPRQPFKKDPDLEYDINSDEEWEEEDPGESLSDCDGDNEEELLEEGSLNREDEDENEDSFFVPDGYLSEDEQGVRVDGPSYVMENEAKSSCCFKLQIESEEFRALLRHQKYLCTVTEQALQKNQPFVISNLIHEKAELISAVGLVGTPKFEQICLQALCMQPCPGGSNIDQSMNYNSSNKDPEICRPQSKNSSTPVVCAAVIPDSDLSEFVECIQSCPHGMSKLVDLLHCKFPSSTKSFLRNKVREISDFVNNHWQVKKEVLDKLDLSNSPDKSCRPKGTATLSSKWCLPPSEYSMDVPKSSQPCFKTEAHLVEDQHRINPGMDNSSI
- the LOC105051488 gene encoding chromatin assembly factor 1 subunit FSM isoform X7, translated to MAEIVSNSCEVDCSNGPQIDSDKLIFDKSRSETFKQLQDTEKNQKKGAKKPLKRKRASIEENVIGADKESLITTYRQELEELFEYYKEVSSYKLHLDEYSLLSNNSVVACLLEESSLPFSKLVDEIYGKLKARGGNWEGITLASVRSTVLFIGQRVMYGIADPDADVLEDESQLCLWCWETRDTKLLPITYRWILSIRRIGRKKIHERISALSATLSALSIPESHENYKSELLKTSEKLGKAINGMGIRLLVERLKQKNVTDMYVTEAKPKEALIKDFDPKSEKKGVDREIQKEKCQAEKELKRLQKEAEKEQKRHEKEQAELRKQHKRQKEEAQRDQRRREREEAELKKQLALQKQATIMERFLKSKKSNDCSDNSENVSPASPCKTEDLVEPMDRVISEQESLHTVEDLRKLHVASWHKARYSNRSNRWGVRRNPKVELIKELKLRGSSFGKVATPNMGCACDKVNGNGEPDMDMLVDKWEETIPNEISCQEDAYVAPTCIRLVIKKLLQFDKSPRPAYYGTCHRKSVVGPRQPFKKDPDLEYDINSDEEWEEEDPGESLSDCDGDNEEELLEEGSLNREDEDENEDSFFVPDGYLSEDEGVRVDGPSYVMENEAKSSCCFKLQIESEEFRALLRHQKYLCTVTEQALQKNQPFVISNLIHEKAELISAVGLVGTPKFEQICLQALCMQPCPGGSNIDQSMNYNSSNKDPEICRPQSKNSSTPVVCAAVIPDSDLSEFVECIQSCPHGMSKLVDLLHCKFPSSTKSFLRNKVREISDFVNNHWQVKKEVLDKLDLSNSPDKSCRPKGTATLSSKWCLPPSEYSMDVPKSSQPCFKTEAHLVEDQHRINPGMDNSSI
- the LOC105051488 gene encoding chromatin assembly factor 1 subunit FSM isoform X3 — translated: MAEIVSNSCEVDCSNGPQIDSDKLIFDKSRSETFKQLQDTEKNQKKGAKKPLKRKRASIEENVIGADKESLITTYRQELEELFEYYKEVSSYKLHLDEYSLLSNNSVVACLLEESSLPFSKLVDEIYGKLKARGGNWEGITLASVRSTVLFIGQRVMYGIADPDADVLEDESQLCLWCWETRDTKLLPITYRWILSIRRIGRKKIHERISALSATLSALSIPESHENYKSELLKTSEKLGKAINGMGIRLLVERLKQKNVTDMYVTEAKPKEALIKDFDPKSEKKGVDREIQKEKCQAEKELKRLQKEAEKEQKRHEKEQAELRKQHKRQKEEAQRDQRRREREEAELKKQLALQKQATIMERFLKSKKSNDCSDNSENVSPASPCKTEDLVEPMDRVISEQESLHTVEDLRKLHVASWHKARYSNRSNRWGVRRNPKVELIKELKLRGSSFGKVATPNMGCACDKVNGNGEPDMDMLVDKWEETIPNEISCQEDAYVAPTCIRLVIKKLLQFDKSPRPAYYGTCHRKSSVVGPRQPFKKDPDLEYDINSDEEWEEEDPGESLSDCDGDNEEELLEEGSLNREDEDENEDSFFVPDGYLSEDEGVRVDGPSYVMENEAKSSCCFKLQIESEEFRALLRHQKYLCTVTEQALQKNQPFVISNLIHEKAELISAVGLVGTPKFEQICLQALCMQPCPGGSNIDQSMNYNSSNKDPEICRPQSKNSSTPVVCAAVIPDSDLSEFVECIQSCPHGMSKLVDLLHCKFPSSTKSFLRNKVREISDFVNNHWQVKKEVLDKLDLSNSPDKSCRPKGTATLSSKWCLPPSEYSMDVPKSSQPCFKTEAHLVEDQHRINPGMDNSSI
- the LOC105051488 gene encoding chromatin assembly factor 1 subunit FSM isoform X5, with protein sequence MAEIVSNSCEVDCSNGPQIDSDKLIFDKSRSETFKQLQDTEKNQKKGAKKPLKRKRASIEENVIGADKESLITTYRQELEELFEYYKEVSSYKLHLDEYSLLSNNSVVACLLEESSLPFSKLVDEIYGKLKARGGNWEGITLASVRSTVLFIGQRVMYGIADPDADVLEDESQLCLWCWETRDTKLLPITYRWILSIRRIGRKKIHERISALSATLSALSIPESHENYKSELLKTSEKLGKAINGMGIRLLVERLKQKNVTDMYVTEAKPKEALIKDFDPKSEKKGVDREIQKEKCQAEKELKRLQKEAEKEQKRHEKEQAELRKQHKRQKEEAQRDQRRREREEAELKKQLALQKQATIMERFLKSKKSNDCSDNSENVSPASPCKTEDLVEPMDRVISEQESLHTVEDLRKLHVASWHKARYSNRSNRWGVRRNPKVELIKELKLRGSSFGKVATPNMGCACDKVNGNGEPDMDMLVDKWEETIPNEISCQEDAYVAPTCIRLVIKKLLQFDKSPRPAYYGTCHRKSVVGPRQPFKKDPDLEYDINSDEEWEEEDPGESLSDCDGDNEEELLEEGSLNREDEDENEDSFFVPDGYLSEDEQGVRVDGPSYVMENEAKSSCCFKLQIESEEFRALLRHQKYLCTVTEQALQKNQPFVISNLIHEKAELISAVGLVGTPKFEQICLQALCMQPCPGGSNIDQSMNYNSSNKDPEICRPQSKNSSTPVVCAAVIPDSDLSEFVECIQSCPHGMSKLVDLLHCKFPSSTKSFLRNKVREISDFVNNHWQVKKEVLDKLDLSNSPDKSCRPKGTATLSSKWCLPPSEYSMDVPKSSQPCFKTEAHLVEDQHRINPGMDNSSI